In Stenotrophomonas sp. 610A2, one DNA window encodes the following:
- a CDS encoding alpha/beta fold hydrolase, producing the protein MVTPLPSSTSAEDIRLEGAHGAGLGASRTSGKQPCILFAHGFGQTRGAWTAAAEALNAEGHATLSYDARGHGDSDWNANDLPYHGDQFTDDLIVVAGELPRPPVLVAASMGGLFGLMAEARWPGLFSAMVLVDITPRWETSGVERILAFMSAHPDGFASLQAAADTISAYMPHRPRKSEDSLRALLRPGKDGRWNWHWDPRLVNELARDSEQHQGVIADAARQVQCPLLLVSGGRSDLVSPQTVEEFMALVPHAQHVHLPHATHMVAGDDNNAFTAAVLNYLDALPSAASARTEHVTGARP; encoded by the coding sequence ATGGTTACCCCTCTGCCCTCCTCTACATCTGCCGAAGACATCCGCCTCGAAGGCGCGCATGGCGCTGGCCTGGGCGCATCCAGAACCAGCGGAAAACAGCCCTGCATCCTGTTCGCGCATGGCTTCGGCCAGACCCGCGGCGCATGGACTGCTGCTGCCGAAGCGCTCAACGCCGAAGGGCATGCCACGCTCAGCTACGACGCGCGTGGCCATGGCGACTCGGACTGGAATGCCAACGATCTGCCTTATCACGGCGACCAGTTCACCGATGACCTGATCGTGGTCGCTGGCGAGCTGCCGCGTCCGCCCGTGTTGGTCGCCGCTTCGATGGGCGGCCTGTTCGGCCTGATGGCCGAAGCGCGCTGGCCGGGCCTGTTCTCGGCAATGGTGCTTGTGGATATCACCCCGCGCTGGGAAACCAGCGGTGTGGAGCGCATCCTTGCCTTCATGAGCGCGCACCCGGACGGTTTCGCCTCGCTGCAGGCTGCCGCCGACACCATCTCCGCCTATATGCCTCACCGCCCACGCAAGAGCGAAGATTCGCTGCGTGCGCTGCTGCGCCCAGGCAAGGATGGCCGCTGGAACTGGCATTGGGACCCGCGCCTGGTCAACGAACTGGCGCGCGACAGCGAGCAGCATCAAGGCGTTATCGCAGACGCAGCAAGGCAGGTGCAGTGCCCGCTGCTGCTGGTAAGCGGTGGTCGCAGCGACCTGGTCTCGCCACAGACCGTTGAAGAATTCATGGCGCTGGTGCCACACGCACAGCATGTCCATCTGCCCCATGCCACCCACATGGTGGCCGGCGATGACAACAATGCGTTTACCGCCGCTGTGTTGAACTACCTGGACGCACTGCCTTCCGCAGCGTCCGCCCGAACCGAGCACGTTACCGGAGCACGTCCATGA
- a CDS encoding acyl-CoA dehydrogenase, whose amino-acid sequence MSILVPFLALLLAGAFVAYHRMRLVVWTIISVAALAICWFAGVNQTAIIVAAAIVALICVPVLLPFLRKPLITAPFMGVFRKVLPPLSKTERIALETGSVGFEGELFTGDPDWNILLNYPKPQLTAEEQAFMDGPVEELCKMVNDFEITHVHADLPPELWEFIKKNKFFGMIIPKEYGGLGFSALAHHKVIQKLASVSSVVSSTVGVPNSLGPGELLNHYGTQEQKDYYLPRLAIGQEVPCFGLTGPFAGSDATSIPDFGIVCKGMWKGEEVLGLKLTFDKRYITLAPVATLIGMAFRMYDPDGLLGDTKDIGITLALLPRDTDGVEIGRRHFPLNSTFQNGPIRGKDVFIPLTQLIGGAEKRGLGWNMLNECLAVGRSITLPSTASGGAKAGAVVTGAYARIRKQFGLSVGRFEGVEEALARIGGKAYKISALSQATAAAVDRGDVPSVPSAIAKYHCTNMSREVISDVMDVIGGKGIILGPRNFAGRSWQAAPIAITVEGANIMTRSLLIFGQGAILCHPWVLKEMKAAQDEDRKAGLREFDQALFGHVRFGISNAVRSLWFGLTGARFGAAPGDAYTRRYFRKLDRYSANLALMADISMMTLGGKLKFKESLSGRLGDVLSHIYMTSAMLKRYHDEGAPSADQPLLAWAFHDSVHKIEESLSAALRNFPIRPIGWLMWALIFPFGRRAEAPGDRLSRRVAATLMAPGEARDRLAQGVFLTPCENNPGGRINSYLSKAIMAEPVERKFIKALKTKGIEALTFATQLDEAVAEGVITQDERKLLEELREITMDTITVDDFEPHELRSAGYYDLPGKQRPQPQQAA is encoded by the coding sequence ATGAGCATCCTCGTACCTTTCCTGGCCCTGCTGCTAGCAGGCGCCTTTGTTGCCTACCATCGCATGCGGCTCGTCGTCTGGACGATCATCAGCGTTGCAGCCCTGGCCATCTGCTGGTTCGCCGGCGTCAACCAAACCGCGATCATCGTCGCTGCCGCCATCGTTGCGCTGATCTGCGTGCCGGTGCTGCTGCCGTTCCTGCGCAAGCCGCTGATCACCGCACCGTTCATGGGCGTGTTCCGCAAAGTGCTGCCGCCGCTGTCCAAGACCGAGCGCATCGCACTGGAAACCGGCTCGGTTGGCTTTGAAGGCGAGCTGTTCACCGGCGACCCGGACTGGAACATCCTGCTCAACTATCCCAAGCCGCAGCTCACCGCCGAAGAACAGGCCTTCATGGATGGCCCGGTGGAAGAGCTCTGCAAGATGGTCAATGACTTCGAGATCACCCACGTCCACGCGGACCTGCCGCCGGAGCTGTGGGAGTTCATCAAGAAGAACAAGTTCTTCGGCATGATCATCCCGAAGGAATACGGCGGCCTGGGCTTCAGCGCGCTGGCCCACCACAAGGTCATCCAGAAGCTGGCCTCGGTATCGAGCGTGGTCAGCTCCACCGTCGGCGTGCCCAATTCGCTGGGTCCGGGTGAACTGCTCAACCATTACGGCACCCAGGAGCAGAAGGATTACTACCTGCCGCGCCTGGCCATCGGCCAGGAAGTACCGTGCTTCGGCCTGACCGGCCCGTTCGCCGGCTCCGATGCAACCTCGATTCCCGACTTCGGCATCGTCTGCAAGGGCATGTGGAAGGGCGAGGAAGTGCTGGGCCTGAAGCTCACCTTCGACAAGCGCTACATCACCCTGGCACCGGTCGCGACCCTGATCGGCATGGCCTTCCGCATGTACGACCCGGACGGCCTGCTCGGCGATACCAAGGACATCGGCATCACCCTGGCACTGCTGCCGCGTGACACCGATGGCGTGGAAATCGGCCGTCGCCACTTCCCGCTGAACTCCACCTTCCAGAACGGCCCGATCCGCGGCAAGGACGTGTTCATCCCGCTGACCCAGCTGATCGGCGGCGCCGAGAAGCGCGGCCTGGGCTGGAACATGCTCAACGAGTGCCTGGCCGTTGGTCGCTCCATCACCCTGCCCTCCACCGCGTCCGGCGGTGCCAAGGCCGGTGCGGTGGTGACCGGTGCCTATGCACGCATCCGCAAGCAGTTCGGTCTGTCGGTCGGCCGCTTCGAGGGCGTGGAAGAAGCGCTGGCCCGCATCGGTGGCAAGGCCTACAAGATCAGTGCGCTGTCGCAGGCCACCGCAGCCGCGGTTGACCGTGGCGACGTGCCGTCGGTGCCGTCGGCGATCGCCAAGTACCACTGCACCAACATGAGCCGCGAAGTCATTTCCGACGTGATGGACGTGATCGGCGGCAAGGGCATCATCCTCGGCCCGCGCAACTTCGCCGGCCGCAGCTGGCAGGCCGCACCGATCGCCATCACGGTGGAAGGTGCCAACATCATGACCCGTTCGCTGCTGATCTTCGGCCAGGGCGCCATCCTCTGCCACCCGTGGGTACTGAAGGAAATGAAGGCTGCGCAGGATGAAGACCGCAAGGCCGGCCTGCGTGAGTTCGACCAGGCGCTGTTCGGCCACGTTCGCTTCGGTATCTCCAACGCCGTGCGTTCGCTGTGGTTCGGTCTGACCGGTGCGCGCTTCGGTGCCGCCCCAGGTGACGCTTACACCCGCCGCTACTTCCGCAAGCTCGACCGTTACTCGGCCAACCTGGCGCTGATGGCCGATATCTCGATGATGACCCTGGGCGGCAAGCTCAAGTTCAAGGAATCGCTGTCCGGTCGCCTGGGCGATGTGCTCAGCCACATCTACATGACCAGCGCCATGCTCAAGCGTTACCACGATGAAGGCGCACCGAGCGCTGACCAGCCGCTGCTGGCCTGGGCCTTCCACGACAGCGTGCACAAGATCGAGGAATCGCTGTCGGCTGCGCTGCGCAACTTCCCGATCCGTCCGATCGGCTGGCTGATGTGGGCACTGATCTTCCCGTTCGGCCGTCGCGCCGAGGCCCCGGGTGATCGCCTGAGCCGCCGCGTTGCCGCCACGCTGATGGCACCGGGCGAGGCGCGTGACCGCTTGGCCCAGGGCGTGTTCCTGACCCCGTGCGAGAACAACCCGGGTGGCCGCATCAACAGCTACCTGTCCAAGGCGATCATGGCCGAGCCGGTGGAACGCAAGTTCATCAAGGCACTGAAGACCAAGGGCATCGAAGCACTGACCTTCGCCACCCAGCTCGACGAAGCCGTGGCCGAAGGCGTAATTACCCAGGACGAGCGCAAGCTGCTGGAAGAGCTGCGCGAGATCACCATGGACACCATCACCGTGGACGACTTCGAGCCGCACGAACTGCGTTCGGCCGGCTACTACGACCTGCCGGGCAAGCAGCGCCCGCAGCCGCAGCAGGCCGCGTAA
- the hslO gene encoding Hsp33 family molecular chaperone HslO, with the protein MTDTSDLLARFLLPAAGVRGVHVRLGQAWREILSHGTYPATAARLLGEASVASALFTGHTKVDGRLSIQLRSSSALRALFSECTSAGTLRGIVQLNDGEDAPATLPGLGDDALLAITIENPGLDPREPQRYQSLVALTGDSLDEAFEDYFRHSEQLPTRLLLASDGEHAAGLLLQKLPGDEGDEDGWVRAGALFDTLGRDELLALPGSELLHRLFHEENPQLVGDKALRFGCSCSRERVSSMLQSLGEEEARAAAEPTGQVEVRCEFCGQEYHFPLAEIGVLFSSTPANQPAPERLQ; encoded by the coding sequence ATGACCGACACCTCCGATCTGCTTGCCCGCTTCCTTCTGCCCGCCGCCGGCGTGCGCGGCGTCCACGTCCGGCTCGGCCAGGCATGGCGGGAAATCCTCTCGCACGGCACCTATCCCGCCACCGCCGCTCGCCTGCTCGGCGAGGCAAGCGTGGCCTCGGCGCTGTTTACCGGCCACACCAAGGTGGACGGCCGGCTGTCCATTCAGCTTCGCAGCAGCAGCGCCCTGCGCGCACTGTTCAGTGAATGCACCTCGGCCGGCACCCTGCGCGGCATTGTCCAGCTGAACGACGGCGAGGATGCCCCGGCCACCCTGCCAGGTCTCGGCGACGACGCCCTGTTGGCCATCACCATCGAAAACCCCGGCCTGGATCCGCGCGAACCGCAGCGCTACCAGAGCCTGGTCGCCCTGACCGGCGACAGCCTGGACGAGGCATTCGAGGACTACTTCCGTCACTCCGAACAGCTGCCGACCCGCCTGTTGCTGGCCAGCGACGGCGAGCACGCGGCCGGCCTGCTGCTGCAGAAACTGCCCGGCGACGAAGGCGATGAAGACGGCTGGGTCCGCGCTGGCGCACTGTTCGACACGCTCGGCCGCGACGAATTGCTGGCCCTGCCGGGCAGCGAGCTGCTGCACCGCCTGTTCCATGAGGAGAACCCGCAGCTGGTTGGCGACAAGGCCCTGCGCTTTGGCTGCTCCTGCTCGCGCGAGCGGGTCAGTTCCATGTTGCAGTCGCTCGGCGAGGAGGAAGCACGTGCCGCCGCCGAGCCCACTGGGCAGGTCGAAGTACGCTGCGAGTTCTGCGGTCAGGAATATCACTTCCCATTAGCAGAAATTGGCGTATTGTTCAGTTCCACACCGGCTAACCAGCCCGCTCCCGAGCGGCTGCAATAA
- a CDS encoding TetR/AcrR family transcriptional regulator: MNDSSVSSTESRSTRNSRLSADDWAQAALDLIAEQGVGAVAVEPLARRLGVTKGSFYWHFPSRDALLQAALERWEVVEQQQVFGSLEEVPDPRTRLRALFQLVAHEVTPHVIYSELLKALDNPMVRPVIDRVSQRRMEYLIASFRQAGLSSTDARHRARLAYAAYVGFLQLSLQLQQPKQAREDFEAYVEHVIETLIPNG; encoded by the coding sequence ATGAACGATTCTTCAGTTTCCAGCACCGAGTCCCGCAGCACGCGGAATAGCCGCCTGAGCGCGGATGACTGGGCGCAAGCGGCCTTGGACCTGATCGCTGAACAGGGTGTGGGCGCGGTCGCGGTAGAGCCGCTGGCGCGCCGCCTTGGCGTGACCAAGGGCAGCTTCTACTGGCATTTCCCCTCGCGCGATGCGCTGCTGCAAGCAGCCTTGGAGCGCTGGGAAGTGGTGGAGCAGCAGCAGGTGTTCGGCAGTCTGGAAGAGGTGCCTGATCCGCGTACGCGGCTGCGCGCGCTGTTCCAGCTGGTGGCGCATGAGGTCACCCCGCATGTGATCTACAGCGAGCTGCTCAAGGCCCTGGACAACCCGATGGTGCGGCCGGTCATTGACCGCGTTTCGCAGCGGCGCATGGAATACCTGATTGCCTCGTTCCGCCAGGCCGGGCTGAGTTCCACTGATGCCCGCCATCGTGCTCGGCTTGCGTATGCCGCATATGTCGGCTTCCTGCAGCTGTCGCTGCAGTTGCAGCAGCCCAAGCAGGCGCGCGAGGATTTCGAGGCCTATGTCGAGCATGTGATCGAGACCTTGATTCCGAACGGCTGA
- a CDS encoding XOO1806 family protein, translated as MIALGVVTGVHAQSKPRAMDSTVLPVWNRGSGKVEALLYLEPTGTQNVGARWNFGQSSLDAAFGLSSGDSLGLLCNSSRGSSIGGLASHCMLASLGDDDDSNNGRHISATTAFNRPGGRVGVSAGTGRDTLPAWLSGGNKSGAARVEQNDLTVFGQKNIGREGFVSIGGTYAKARLVPLTDAAPAVVDQWDSKSLTVGGGYGAFSANVIGRVVDAPGQSGKWEGLGLGITWRTPWSGQLTVGAENVITRGKNPFSPRNESNDDGAIPYVRYEQDL; from the coding sequence ATGATCGCCCTTGGCGTGGTCACGGGCGTGCATGCGCAAAGCAAGCCGCGCGCCATGGACAGCACCGTGTTGCCGGTCTGGAACCGCGGCAGCGGCAAGGTCGAGGCCCTGCTTTATCTGGAGCCCACCGGCACCCAGAACGTTGGGGCCCGCTGGAATTTCGGTCAAAGCTCGCTGGATGCCGCATTTGGGCTGTCCTCGGGTGACTCGCTCGGCCTGCTCTGCAACAGCAGCCGCGGCAGCAGCATTGGCGGCCTTGCCAGCCATTGCATGCTGGCCAGCCTCGGCGATGACGACGACAGCAACAACGGCCGTCATATCTCGGCAACCACTGCGTTCAACCGCCCAGGCGGCCGCGTCGGAGTAAGCGCCGGCACTGGCCGCGACACGCTCCCGGCCTGGTTGTCGGGTGGCAACAAGAGCGGCGCGGCGCGGGTCGAGCAGAATGACCTCACCGTATTCGGGCAGAAGAACATCGGCCGCGAAGGTTTCGTCTCCATCGGCGGCACCTACGCCAAGGCACGCCTGGTGCCGTTGACCGATGCCGCTCCGGCGGTGGTTGATCAATGGGACAGCAAGAGCCTGACCGTTGGCGGTGGCTACGGCGCCTTCAGCGCCAATGTCATCGGCCGCGTTGTCGACGCCCCCGGCCAGAGTGGCAAATGGGAAGGCCTGGGACTGGGCATCACCTGGCGCACCCCGTGGAGCGGCCAGCTCACGGTCGGCGCGGAAAACGTGATCACCCGCGGCAAGAATCCATTCTCACCGCGTAACGAAAGCAATGACGACGGCGCAATACCGTACGTCCGTTACGAGCAGGACCTGTAA
- the mtgA gene encoding monofunctional biosynthetic peptidoglycan transglycosylase, translated as MGAEQAELKVEQGTGTGRRRRWLRRLLWAPVVFVVFSVLQVLVLRFVDPPFSTVMLFRQVEALAHGDWKFRISYQWRDLDEMARSVPISLVAAEDQRFPEHNGFDLQAIEKARKHNERGGRLRGASTISQQTAKNVFLWQGRSWLRKGLEVWYTVLIEALWPKQRIIEMYANVAEFGDGIYGVQAASRTYWGKDAARLSPAESARLAAVLPSPRRYNAAKPGPYVQRRAAWIQRQARQLGGAGYVDDAD; from the coding sequence ATGGGGGCGGAGCAGGCCGAGCTCAAGGTGGAGCAGGGGACAGGAACAGGGCGCCGACGGCGCTGGTTGCGGCGCTTGCTGTGGGCGCCAGTGGTGTTTGTCGTGTTCAGCGTGTTGCAGGTGCTGGTGCTGCGCTTTGTCGATCCGCCGTTTTCCACGGTGATGCTGTTCCGGCAGGTTGAGGCTCTGGCCCATGGGGACTGGAAGTTCCGTATCAGTTATCAGTGGCGTGACCTGGACGAGATGGCGCGCAGCGTGCCGATATCGCTGGTGGCGGCCGAAGATCAGCGCTTCCCGGAGCACAACGGCTTCGACCTGCAGGCCATTGAAAAGGCGCGCAAGCACAATGAGCGTGGCGGGCGCCTGCGCGGCGCCAGCACCATCAGCCAGCAGACCGCCAAGAACGTGTTCCTGTGGCAGGGCCGCAGTTGGCTGCGTAAAGGACTGGAGGTCTGGTACACGGTGCTGATCGAGGCCTTGTGGCCCAAACAACGCATCATCGAGATGTACGCCAACGTCGCCGAGTTTGGTGATGGCATCTACGGGGTACAGGCAGCATCGCGCACATATTGGGGCAAGGATGCAGCGCGCTTGAGCCCTGCTGAAAGCGCCCGCCTCGCGGCGGTACTGCCGTCGCCACGGCGCTACAACGCGGCCAAGCCTGGTCCATATGTGCAGCGCCGCGCCGCGTGGATCCAGCGGCAGGCGCGACAGTTGGGCGGGGCCGGTTACGTTGATGACGCTGATTGA
- a CDS encoding glycosyltransferase family 2 protein — MNTPERLTLLITAFNEQEALPQLHPRLCAQLHALAADVDGRILYVDDGSSDATWRVMQELAAQEPQVSVLRLSRNFGKEIALTAGLDFIEEGAVILLDADGQDPPELIPQFVALWQQGYDDVYGTRVERGGDGWLKRFTAAAFYRVMGRLSKTPIPADTGDFRLLSARALAGLRQLRERHRFMKGLFGWVGYKRIALPYRREPRLAGSSKFGFWKLWNFALEGITSFSTAPLRVATYLGLFTAAGAFAFAAWVIGKAALYGDRVAGWPTMMAVILFLGGVQLIALGLIGEYLGRLYMEAKQRPLYLVDTWQPANVAVSAPSASAGERHADRSTVAWGQVP, encoded by the coding sequence ATGAATACGCCTGAACGCCTCACCCTGCTGATCACCGCTTTCAACGAGCAGGAAGCATTGCCGCAGCTGCATCCGCGCCTATGCGCCCAATTGCATGCGCTGGCAGCTGATGTCGATGGCCGCATTCTGTATGTCGATGACGGCAGCAGCGATGCCACCTGGCGGGTGATGCAAGAACTGGCTGCGCAGGAGCCGCAGGTCTCGGTGCTGCGGCTGTCGCGTAACTTCGGCAAGGAAATCGCACTGACGGCGGGGTTGGACTTCATTGAAGAAGGTGCGGTGATTCTTCTTGATGCCGATGGCCAGGATCCGCCCGAGTTGATTCCGCAGTTCGTTGCCCTGTGGCAGCAAGGCTATGACGATGTCTATGGCACGCGTGTTGAGCGCGGCGGTGATGGTTGGTTGAAGCGCTTCACCGCAGCGGCGTTTTACCGGGTGATGGGGCGCTTGTCGAAGACGCCGATCCCCGCCGATACCGGTGATTTCCGCTTGCTGTCAGCGCGTGCGCTGGCTGGCCTGCGGCAGCTGCGCGAGCGCCATCGGTTCATGAAAGGTCTGTTCGGCTGGGTCGGCTACAAGCGCATCGCCTTGCCGTACCGACGCGAGCCGCGCTTGGCGGGCAGCAGCAAGTTCGGTTTCTGGAAGTTGTGGAATTTCGCGCTGGAAGGCATCACCAGCTTCTCCACCGCACCGTTGCGGGTGGCGACCTATCTGGGCCTGTTCACCGCTGCCGGGGCATTCGCCTTCGCTGCCTGGGTGATCGGCAAGGCGGCGCTGTATGGCGACCGGGTTGCTGGCTGGCCGACGATGATGGCGGTGATCCTGTTCCTGGGCGGCGTGCAGTTGATCGCCTTGGGGCTGATCGGCGAGTACCTCGGCCGCCTGTACATGGAGGCCAAGCAGCGGCCTTTGTACCTGGTCGACACATGGCAGCCGGCGAACGTGGCAGTATCTGCCCCATCCGCCAGCGCAGGAGAACGCCATGCAGACCGTTCGACAGTTGCTTGGGGCCAAGTCCCCTGA
- a CDS encoding TonB-dependent receptor domain-containing protein: protein MGAFCVLARSETSTSKTLGFVFSPSFLKGFDVSLDWWQINIKNVISRPQVTYILDQCYVEGNQSWCDIVNDGLTRNALGQITYLKMGLANLGEIEVEDYDLTMRYSLPDTRFGAFSFIWDSTYMSSYRTKATPDADWDASEVGTYVKDTPVWRIRSNLTANWTYGDFGLTWTTRYFSSLVENCKYPTVAALCSDPNRVTASGKDPQNKLAATTYHDLPARYNVPWNATVSVGVNNVFAKEPPVATQASPTASTTSTTPLGATTTWSTVSASDRSLVS from the coding sequence ATCGGGGCGTTTTGCGTTCTTGCGCGCTCGGAAACCTCGACCTCCAAGACCTTGGGCTTCGTGTTCAGCCCGAGCTTCCTGAAGGGCTTCGACGTGTCGCTGGACTGGTGGCAGATCAACATCAAGAACGTGATCAGCCGTCCGCAGGTCACCTACATACTTGACCAGTGCTATGTGGAAGGCAACCAGAGCTGGTGCGACATCGTCAATGACGGCCTGACCCGCAACGCACTGGGCCAGATCACCTACCTGAAGATGGGCCTGGCCAACCTAGGCGAGATCGAAGTGGAAGATTACGACCTGACCATGCGCTACTCGCTGCCCGATACCCGCTTCGGTGCGTTCTCGTTCATCTGGGACAGCACCTACATGTCGTCCTATCGCACCAAGGCAACCCCGGACGCAGACTGGGATGCCTCGGAAGTGGGCACCTACGTCAAGGACACTCCGGTCTGGCGCATCCGCTCCAACCTGACCGCGAACTGGACCTATGGCGATTTCGGTCTGACTTGGACCACGCGTTACTTCTCCAGCCTGGTCGAGAACTGCAAGTACCCGACGGTGGCTGCGCTGTGCAGCGATCCGAACCGCGTCACCGCTTCCGGCAAGGACCCGCAGAACAAGCTGGCCGCGACCACGTATCACGACCTGCCGGCACGTTACAACGTGCCGTGGAATGCAACCGTGTCGGTGGGCGTGAACAACGTGTTCGCGAAGGAACCGCCGGTGGCGACACAGGCGTCGCCAACAGCTTCGACTACCAGTACGACACCCCTGGGCGCTACTACTACATGGAGTACCGTCAGCGCTTCTGATCGTAGCCTGGTCAGTTGA
- a CDS encoding CBS domain-containing protein has protein sequence MQTVRQLLGAKSPEIHAVPPDVAVVQAIRLMAEKGIGAVLVMEGRNLVGILSERDYARKIVLMDRSSASTPVREIMTAELVTVAPTVTVEQCLELVTNRRIRHLPVVDGDEVVGVISIGDLVKSVIEAQRRELGQLQQYITGT, from the coding sequence ATGCAGACCGTTCGACAGTTGCTTGGGGCCAAGTCCCCTGAGATCCACGCCGTGCCACCGGATGTGGCGGTGGTGCAGGCAATCCGCCTGATGGCCGAGAAGGGCATCGGCGCGGTGCTGGTAATGGAGGGCCGCAATCTTGTCGGCATCCTTTCCGAACGTGACTACGCACGCAAGATCGTATTGATGGACCGTTCTTCGGCGAGCACGCCGGTTCGCGAGATCATGACCGCCGAGCTGGTCACCGTGGCACCTACAGTCACCGTCGAGCAATGCCTGGAACTGGTGACCAACCGACGTATCCGCCATCTGCCGGTAGTGGATGGCGATGAGGTGGTGGGCGTGATTTCCATCGGTGACCTGGTCAAGTCGGTGATCGAGGCGCAGCGCCGCGAACTCGGCCAGCTACAGCAGTACATCACCGGTACCTGA